In one Kiritimatiellia bacterium genomic region, the following are encoded:
- the waaF gene encoding lipopolysaccharide heptosyltransferase II — protein MVNGAKRILIVKLSSLGDILHALPAAHCLKNGLPAEIDWVVHPAYAELVKCFSDVSRTLVFPRRGAPAEFIRQTRLLRAEQYEMIIDLQGILKSALVNRLARGKQRIGPSFHREGSFLFYTVVAGKKNKNRHAVDEIMDVARYLHLPLLPPVFPMNIPFQLVSEPAPRIAMLPFSRWPSKNWPCASFARAGRELQENLDASIYIFGAAGDRPAAAEIARELNGRAVNLAGKTTLPQLAGLLREMDLVLTNDSGPMHLAAAFGKPTLALFGPTDPVLTGPYGRNHAVLKGKLHCQPCFSARCRFRDNSCMQTITPETVINTAMDMLGYAVAKERK, from the coding sequence ATGGTAAACGGCGCCAAGCGCATTCTGATAGTGAAATTAAGCTCGCTGGGAGACATCCTGCACGCCCTGCCGGCGGCGCATTGCCTGAAAAACGGCTTGCCGGCCGAAATTGACTGGGTGGTTCATCCCGCTTATGCCGAGCTGGTAAAATGTTTTTCCGACGTCAGCCGGACGCTTGTTTTTCCGCGCCGCGGCGCGCCCGCTGAATTCATCCGGCAAACCCGTTTGCTCCGCGCGGAACAATACGAAATGATTATTGACCTGCAGGGCATTCTGAAAAGCGCGCTCGTCAACCGCCTGGCGCGCGGAAAACAACGGATCGGGCCTTCGTTCCACCGCGAAGGCTCGTTTCTTTTCTATACGGTCGTGGCGGGGAAAAAAAACAAAAACCGCCACGCGGTTGACGAGATTATGGACGTGGCGCGTTATCTGCATCTGCCGCTTCTTCCTCCCGTTTTTCCGATGAACATTCCCTTTCAACTGGTCAGCGAGCCGGCGCCGCGCATTGCCATGCTGCCTTTCTCGCGCTGGCCGAGCAAGAACTGGCCGTGCGCGTCATTCGCGCGCGCCGGCCGCGAATTGCAGGAAAACCTGGACGCTTCCATATATATTTTCGGCGCGGCCGGCGACCGGCCGGCGGCGGCGGAAATCGCCCGGGAATTAAACGGCCGGGCGGTCAACCTGGCCGGGAAAACGACTCTGCCGCAACTGGCCGGACTGTTGCGCGAAATGGATCTGGTGCTCACCAATGACTCCGGGCCGATGCACCTGGCCGCGGCCTTTGGAAAGCCGACCCTGGCGTTGTTCGGTCCGACCGACCCGGTCCTTACCGGTCCTTACGGCCGGAATCATGCCGTCTTGAAGGGCAAATTACACTGCCAGCCGTGTTTTTCGGCGCGCTGCCGGTTCCGCGACAATTCCTGCATGCAAACCATAACGCCGGAAACCGTGATAAATACGGCCATGGATATGCTGGGATATGCTGTCGCAAAAGAGAGAAAATGA
- a CDS encoding tetratricopeptide repeat protein gives MRALEKGRHAESITWFQRALPGITSNNERAIVLNGMGIAYYRLGRKTGAMRLFEESSAADAGAPEPVYNLGIVAWENGDGDKAVACFEKAAILNERDPRALEFLAVIHGRQRQWDDARRVLKEAARHAPSSPRILSSLAVLEVEAGNINRALELLQEALEKDAHYAPAVYNLAVINQRYLRRDDQALPLFTEYSKLAPSGRQGDQVRLIIKNLQNNRPPQPPPAGKPSPAAVSPPAVTAETAEISAAPSRPPAAVPAVVYPSFEELMRVAEKLEKQNRREAAFNNYLRIARAAEQSGRATVANQAVKRAISLAEGNAQAAYDLGVYFAERNKKEEALPYFKAALTQDANPYPAAMALARLALEKNEFDTAIISLKKADELRPEDPEALWLLAGLYDQQLSLTNSAAAAYNQFAARFPHDSRAPEALGRLKAMNFEFKPPENSPVARDGKPRSFWERMFRKQNAARQ, from the coding sequence ATGCGCGCTCTGGAAAAAGGAAGGCATGCCGAAAGCATAACGTGGTTTCAACGCGCCCTGCCCGGTATCACCTCCAACAACGAACGGGCGATTGTCTTGAACGGCATGGGCATTGCTTATTACCGTCTTGGGCGGAAAACCGGCGCCATGCGTCTGTTTGAGGAGTCCAGCGCGGCCGACGCCGGCGCGCCGGAACCGGTCTATAACCTGGGTATTGTCGCTTGGGAGAATGGGGACGGGGACAAGGCCGTCGCCTGCTTTGAAAAAGCGGCCATCCTGAACGAACGCGACCCGCGCGCGCTTGAATTCCTTGCCGTCATCCACGGCCGGCAGCGGCAATGGGACGACGCCCGGCGCGTCCTGAAGGAAGCCGCGCGGCATGCCCCTTCTTCGCCGCGCATTCTGTCTTCCCTGGCGGTGCTGGAAGTTGAGGCCGGCAATATCAACCGGGCATTGGAGCTGTTGCAGGAAGCCCTTGAGAAGGATGCTCATTATGCCCCGGCGGTTTATAACCTGGCCGTGATCAACCAGCGCTATCTGCGCAGGGACGATCAGGCTCTGCCGCTTTTTACCGAGTACTCAAAACTTGCGCCCTCCGGCCGCCAGGGCGACCAGGTCCGTTTGATTATCAAAAATCTGCAAAACAACCGGCCGCCGCAGCCGCCCCCCGCCGGCAAACCTTCTCCGGCGGCCGTATCCCCGCCGGCCGTAACCGCGGAAACCGCGGAAATTTCCGCCGCTCCATCCCGCCCGCCCGCGGCTGTTCCGGCGGTGGTTTACCCTTCCTTTGAGGAACTGATGCGGGTGGCGGAAAAGCTTGAAAAGCAGAACCGGCGGGAAGCGGCGTTCAACAATTATCTGCGCATCGCGCGCGCGGCCGAACAGTCCGGCAGGGCAACCGTGGCAAATCAGGCCGTGAAACGCGCCATTTCCCTGGCGGAGGGCAACGCGCAGGCGGCCTACGATCTCGGCGTTTATTTTGCGGAAAGAAATAAGAAGGAAGAGGCTTTGCCCTATTTTAAAGCCGCCCTGACTCAGGATGCAAACCCCTATCCGGCCGCCATGGCCCTGGCCAGGCTGGCCCTTGAAAAGAATGAATTTGACACGGCCATCATATCTCTCAAGAAGGCCGACGAGCTCAGGCCCGAAGACCCGGAAGCGCTCTGGCTCCTGGCCGGGCTTTACGACCAGCAGCTTTCCCTCACCAACTCCGCGGCGGCGGCCTATAATCAATTTGCCGCGCGTTTTCCGCATGATTCCCGCGCTCCCGAGGCGTTGGGCCGCCTGAAGGCCATGAATTTTGAGTTCAAGCCTCCGGAAAATTCGCCGGTCGCGCGGGATGGCAAGCCGCGCTCCTTCTGGGAAAGAATGTTCCGGAAACAAAACGCCGCGCGGCAATAA
- a CDS encoding CvpA family protein: MKPYIIDLLVVAVILWELLMGLRRGLSGELFRLLVTGLVLAAGLGFYEKFGDMIASHSRLTANPEMAAALAFLLIVVGAGVCFFFLRIICTLLVNVKFNDAFDRPAGAAAGIMRGGLIAALWIFAAGLWPHGQLRQMIRVDSYAGKAVFKAAPAVQVKIAALAARVRQMSPEPAPAGPRCPPPAGKPEEEKPRQSEP; encoded by the coding sequence ATGAAGCCGTATATTATTGATTTGCTGGTTGTCGCCGTTATTCTCTGGGAATTGTTGATGGGCTTGCGCCGCGGCCTTTCCGGGGAGTTGTTCCGGCTGCTGGTCACCGGCCTGGTCCTGGCCGCCGGGCTGGGTTTCTACGAAAAATTCGGCGACATGATCGCCAGTCATTCCCGCCTGACCGCAAATCCGGAGATGGCCGCGGCCCTGGCGTTTCTGCTGATCGTGGTCGGCGCGGGGGTCTGTTTCTTTTTTCTCCGCATTATTTGCACGCTCCTCGTAAACGTAAAATTCAACGATGCTTTTGACCGGCCGGCCGGGGCGGCGGCGGGCATTATGCGCGGCGGCCTGATTGCCGCGTTGTGGATATTTGCCGCCGGCCTCTGGCCGCACGGGCAATTGCGCCAGATGATACGGGTTGATTCATACGCCGGCAAAGCCGTTTTCAAGGCGGCCCCCGCCGTGCAGGTAAAAATCGCCGCGCTCGCCGCCCGCGTCCGTCAGATGAGTCCCGAACCCGCGCCCGCCGGCCCCCGCTGCCCGCCGCCGGCCGGAAAACCGGAAGAGGAAAAACCTCGCCAATCCGAACCGTAG